One window from the genome of Gopherus evgoodei ecotype Sinaloan lineage chromosome 2, rGopEvg1_v1.p, whole genome shotgun sequence encodes:
- the TTI2 gene encoding TELO2-interacting protein 2 — translation MELSSLLKSLQLESPSDRGDPECPAAAAPPAEQVLSQVLLLFSAEGVSGSAKAGMVRDLRVLFEAADCQWLFGGCHPNVTPKLLEDLVSVLCHYAALPKQDSDIGGPPSNDDFYTTVADRTADIGLVFLSLLAKVEAIKGSRSLGDVMVRQVLPRCLGLIYIFAATHHAEKPWTSSRSRSIAQELLTLLVQVTGCGSVAEFLQGGSKDEEGRFAAVMGLLKPELTKETWKRNPATKHVFSWTLRQVTWPWLSPHLESVLAPSLLFSDDYQEENKILGVCCLHHIILNVPAADLNQFNRAQVVYHALYHHLYVREAQLIQVVLLCLLDLLLVLEKSPQRLSQELRAATPCHEVLQLVLTHMEAEHRLPLRRVYARNLPAFVKRLGILIAQHLKRLERVIVGYLEICDGPDEVARLGILETLKCTIQHVWPRMACRLAVLLKALLKMIWGVSTDGGLTPQPVKTALLHGATECLILLDHCSQGQVKILLEGIYHNCDNCSLRACIRQVQENT, via the exons ATGGAGCTCAGCAGCCTGCTGAAATCCCTGCAGTTGGAGAGCCCATCAGACAGGGGAGACCCCGAATGCCCAGCTGCCGCTGCCCCACCAGCAGAGCAGGTTCTCTCCCAAGTCTTGTTGCTTTTCTCAGCGGAGGGAGTCAGCGGCAGTGCCAAGGCAGGGATGGTCAGAGACCTGCGTGTGCTCTTCGAGGCTGCAGACTGCCAGTGGCTGTTTGGGGGCTGCCACCCCAATGTCACCCCCAAGTTGCTGGAGGACTTGGTGTCTGTGCTGTGCCACTATGCAGCATTGCCAAAGCAGGATTCAGACATTGGGGGCCCACCCAGTAATGATGACTTTTACACCACAGTGGCCGATAGAACAGCAGACATTGGCTTGGTGTTTCTTAGCCTCCTTGCTAAAGTGGAAGCTATCAAGGGATCCAGGTCTCTTGGTGACGTGATGGTGAGGCAGGTCCTGCCACGTTGCCTAGGACTGATCTACATCTTTGCTGCAACACACCATGCAGAGAAGCCGTGGACCAGCTCGAGGTCTCGGTCAATAGCACAGGAACTGCTGACCTTGCTGGTTCAGGTTACAGGCTGTGGGTCAGTGGCTGAATTCCTCCAGGGAGGAAGCAAAGATGAAGAAGGGAGGTTTGCTGCTGTGATGGGACTCCTGAAGCCAGAGCTGACTAA AGAAACTTGGAAGCGCAACCCTGCCACAAAGCATGTGTTCTCCTGGACGCTGCGTCAAGTCACCTGGCCATGGCTTAGCCCTCACCTGGAGAGTGTCCTCGCACCATCACTGCTCTTCTCGGATGACTACCAGGAGGAGAATAAAATCCTGGGTGTGTGCTGCCTGCATCATATCATTCTCAATGTG CCAGCTGCTGATTTGAACCAGTTTAACAGGGCACAGGTTGTCTACCATGCACTGTACCATCACCTCTATGTACGGGAGGCACAGCTCATTCAG GTGGTGCTGCTATGCTTGTTGGACCTGCTGCTGGTTCTGGAGAAATCCCCACAGCGGCTGTCTCAGGAACTCAGAGCAGCAACTCCCTGTCATGAGGTCCTGCAGCTAGTTCTGACTCACATGGAAGCAGAACACCGGCTCCCACTCCGGAGAGTGTATGCCAGGAACTTGCCTGCCTTTGTGAAGAG ACTTGGCATCCTGATAGCACAGCACCTGAAGAGGCTGGAGCGGGTGATTGTGGGATACCTGGAGATCTGTGATGGTCCAGATGAAGTAGCCAGATTGGGAATATTAGAGACACTGAAGTGCACCATACAGCATGTCTGGCCAAG AATGGCGTGCAGGCTCGCTGTGCTCCTCAAGGCCCTGCTGAAGATGATTTGGGGTGTATCTACTGATGGAGGCCTGACACCACAGCCAGTGAAAACAGCCCTGCTCCATGGGGCCACAGAGTGCCTGATCCTGCTGGATCACTGCTCTCAGGGGCAAGTGAAG ATCCTGCTTGAAGGAATCTACCACAACTGTGACAACTGTAGCCTTCGGGCCTGCATCCGACAAGTGCAAGAGAACACCTGA